The following are encoded together in the Corticium candelabrum chromosome 1, ooCorCand1.1, whole genome shotgun sequence genome:
- the LOC134187038 gene encoding serine protease 1-like, with translation MRLQNMQFVLRLVLTCVCSCWISAVPIPQQDVYAVSTSIAVEQVDDSPSSQTTQNQDVVASTSQPDPTQSSISVNYQESQSLNTPHRLSHARLWPTIKSPVRPTAPLPFVEVRNQSLRERRNVPLDETTNQESGGTRNEREVDSTCSGNMTTPWQVGLMMETTDNNEKERQCGGVLIHKHWVLTAAHCVVNTIRTFVSIGSTNYLAGFLGTEGQKTTVNDTIIHEHYRPADKDNRIPKHDIALLRLSQDVVLGRHVAVAQIPPRNSSLTKGGTSMIISGWGRTRDNPLFRERLRCALVPVVAHDDCVAAYKNLEKPVNIRQSQMCTSYSSSGDGPCNGDSGGGLVHRGSDEQKTVVGIISWSKGCGEHYTVYTNVQKYRPWLLRNVPELTRKHPED, from the exons ATGCGACTTCAAAACATGCAGTTTGTTTTGCGACTGGTTctaacgtgtgtgtgttcatgttgGATAAGTGCTGTTCCCATTCCACAACAAG ATGTTTATGCGGTATCTACGTCCATCGCCGTTGAACAAGTCGATGACTCTCCAAGTTCACAGACGACACAAAATCAAGATGTCGTCGCATCTACCTCTCAACCTGATCCCACACAGTCGAGTATTTCTGTGAATTACCAAGAATCACAATCATTAAATACGCCACACCGTCTCTCTCATGCACGTTTATGGCCAACAATCAAATCACCAGTACGCCCTACCGCACCGCTGCCGTTCGTGGAAGTACGTAACCAGAGTTTGAGAGAGAGGAGGAACGTACCGCTGGATGAAACGACAAACCAGGAAAGTGGCGGCACGAGAAACGAACGTGAAGTCGACTCGACATGCAGTGGCAACATGACTACACCGTGGCAGGTTGGCCTGATGATGGAGACGACGGATAACAACGAGAAAGAGAGACAGTGTGGTGGCGTGTTGATCCACAAACATTGGGTTTTGACTGCAGCACATTGTGTTGTAAACACAATTAGAACATTCGTCAGCATCGGATCCACAAACTATCTGGCCGGATTTCTTGGCACAGAAGGACAGAAGACGACAGTCAATGACACGATCATACACGAACACTACAGACCGGCAGATAAAGACAATAGAATACCCAAACACGACATCGCTCTTCTGCGTCTATCACAAGACGTGGTACTTGGTCGTCATGTGGCTGTCGCACAGATTCCTCCGCGTAACAGTTCTCTTACAAAAGGTGGCACATCAATGATTATTTCGGGTTGGGGAAGAACCAGAGACAACCCACTCTTTCGTGAACGGCTGCGATGCGCCCTCGTTCCTGTTGTTGCGCACGACGATTGCGTTGCCGCGTACAAAAACTTAGAAAAACCAGTGAATATCCGACAGAGTCAAATGTGTACTAGCTATTCGTCTAGTGGAGATGGTCCTTGTAACGGAGACAGTGGGGGTGGGTTGGTTCATCGTGGATCCGACGAACAGAAGACTGTCGTTGGAATCATTAGCTGGTCAAAGGGATGCGGCGAGCACTATACTGTTTACACAAACGTGCAGAAGTACAGACCGTGGTTGTTGAGAAATGTTCCCGAACTGACAAGAAAACATCCGGAAGACTAG